The Salvia splendens isolate huo1 chromosome 21, SspV2, whole genome shotgun sequence genome includes a window with the following:
- the LOC121784096 gene encoding putative cysteine-rich receptor-like protein kinase 35, with translation MILVYEYMPNKSLDCFLFEPNQKHVLDWNKRIHIISGFAQGLLYLHQYSRLRIVHRDLKASNILLDADMNPKISDFGLARIFGGNEMQANTKRIVGTYGYMSPEYAMEGLFSVKSDVFAFGVLMLEIISGKKNTGFYGSEYLCLLRYAWDLWKKGCVDELIDPTTLELLKSWSSVAMRYVQISLLCVEENPVDRPLICDVVAMLNNDKRAIQTPRNLTLTVGRALVAQREVEICSIQDMTMSHVEAR, from the exons ATGATACTTGTCTACGAATACATGCCCAATAAAAGCTTGGATTGTTTCCTCTTTG AGCCCAACCAGAAACACGTACTTGATTGGAATAAACGCATCCATATTATCTCAGGCTTTGCTCAAGGGCTTCTGTATCTCCACCAATACTCGCGGTTGAGAATAGTTCATAGAGATTTGAAAGCTAGCAATATCCTACTAGATGCTGACATGAATCCCAAAATCTCGGATTTTGGGCTAGCCAGAATATTTGGAGGGAATGAGATGCAGGCGAATACTAAACGGATTGTTGGAACATA TGGTTATATGTCACCAGAATATGCCATGGAAGGGCTTTTCTCAGTGAAGTCTGATGTGTTTGCGTTCGGAGTACTGATGCTGGAGATTATTAGTGGAAAGAAGAATACTGGTTTCTATGGCTCTGAGTATCTATGTCTTCTTAGATAT GCGTGGGATTTGTGGAAGAAAGGTTGTGTTGATGAGCTGATTGATCCTACTACGTTAGAACTGCTCAAATCTTGGTCATCAGTTGCAATGAGATACGTTCAGATAAGTCTATTGTGCGTCGAAGAAAATCCAGTTGATAGACCACTCATCTGTGATGTTGTTGCAATGCTCAACAATGATAAAAGAGCCATACAAACACCAAGAAATCTAACTTTAACTGTTGGGAGAGCATTGGTTGCTCAAAGAGAGGTCGAGATTTGTTCTATACAAGATATGACGATGTCTCATGTCGAGGCTCGTTAA